CATCACCGTCGCTGCCGGCATGATCGAGTCGGCCGCCTCCGGCTGGGAGAAGCCGCCGCCCTCGGGCCTGGCCCGCCACCGCTCCGGCGTCAGCTCCGACGAGCGGGCAGCGCGTTTGGGGCAGCGCCCGGTCACGGTGCTGCTCACCGGCATGACGGGTTCGGGCAAGTCCACGATCGCGGCGGCCCTGGAACGGCGGCTGTTCGACCGCGGCAAGTCGGTGCTGCGCCTGGACGGCGAGAACCTGCGGCTGGGCATCAGCCGCGACCTCGGTTTCACCAACGAGGACCGGTCGGAGAACCTGCGGCGGGCCGCGGAGATCGCCGCGATCGCCAGCCGTCACGGGCTCATCACGCTGGTCGCCGTCCAGGCGCCGCAGGCGTCGGTGCGCCAGCGCGTCCGCGACCTGCTGGGCGCCGACCGGTTCGTCGAGGTGTTCCTCGACGCGCCCGAGCAGACGCGGCGCGCCCGCGACCCCAACGGCCTGTACGCCAAGGCCGATCGCGGCGAGGTCGCCCACGTCCCGGGCGTGACCAGCGGCTTCGACCACCCGGCCGACCCGGACGTGCACCTCGACACGTCCGAGCGGACCGTCGAGGACTGCGTCGAGGCGATCGTCAGCGTGCTCACCGAGCGCGGGTTCCTCGACGTCCGGTGATCGGCCTCCAGGCCGCGGCCGCGGCGACGATCCTGGTCGTGCTGATGGTCGTGCTCGCCCGGGAGCTAATCTCGCCGGCCGCTGCGATGGTCGGTGCGCTGATCGCCTGCGTGCTGGTCGGGATCCTTCCCGCGGAGGAGGCGTTCCTCGGTTTCGCCAACGCCGCCACGCTGAGCATCGCCGGCCTGTTCGTCCTGACCCGCGCGGTCCGGGACCACGCCGGCATCGACGGCGTGATCGGCCGGTTCCTCGGCGACGGCGCCGGCGGGGCGTCGGGTGCGCTGCGCCGTTTCGTCCCGCCGGTGATCGCCCTGTCGGGGTTCATGAACAACACCCCGCTGGTCGCGGCCGGTGCGCCGGTGATCCGTGGCTGGGCCGAACGGCACGGCATCGCGGCCACGAAGCTGCTGATGCCGCTGTCGTTCGCCGCCATCCTCGGCGGCGTCCTGACGTTGATCGGCACCGGACCGAACCTGGTCATCTCCGGGATGCTGGTCGCGGCGGGCGAGTCGGGTCTGAGCTTCTTCGAGCTGACTCCCGCCGGACTGCCCATGGCCATCGTCGGCGGCACCGCGCTGGTGCTGCTGGCGCCGAGGTTGCTGCCCGACCGGCGCACCCCGCACGAGCAGATCGCCGCCCGCGACCGCGACTACACGTTGCGCCTGCAGGTCCTCCCGGGCGGCCCCCTGGACGGCAGCACGGTCGCCGACGGCGGCCTCCGCGACCTGCCGGGGACGTTCCTCGCCGGGGTCGCGCGGACCCCGCAGGGCCGCCGCCCCGCCGCGCCCGAGACGGTGCTGGCCGGCGGTGACGAGCTGATCTTCGTCGGCACGATCGACGCCGTCCGCGACCTGCTGGCCCGGCCCGGGCTGGTCGAGGCGGAGCGGGCGCAGACCGCCGTGCTCGACGGGAACGGCCACGGGCTCACCGAGGTGATCATCGGCTCCACCTCCGGCCTGATCGGCAGCACGCTCAAGCAGGTGTCGTTCCGCGGCCGCTACGGCGGCGCCGTCATCGCCCTGCACCGTGCCAGCGAGCGCATCGACGGCAAGCTCGGCACGGTGGAGTTGCGCGCGGGTGACGCGTTGCTGCTGCTGACCGACCCCGGATTCGCCGAACGCTGGAACGGCCATCGCGACTTCGCGCTCGTGATCCCGCACGACGCGCCCACGGAGAGCCCGTCGTCCCGCCGTTACCGGTGGCTGACGCTGGGGACGTTCGCGGGCATGGTGCTGCTGGCCGCGACGGGGGCCCTGCCGATCCTCACCGCCATCCTGCTGGCCTGCGCCGTGCTGGGGGTCACGCGCGCGATCAGCTTCAGCCGGGCGGTCGACGCCCTGGACCTCGACGTGCTGCTGATCGTGGCCTCCGCCATCGGCCTGGGCAACGCCATGAGTGCGTCCGGCCTGGCCGGCGTGCTTGCCGACGGGATCGAGGTCGCCGCGGCCGGCACCACCATCGTGCTCGCACTGGCGCTGGTGGCCCTGGGCACCATGGTGCTTACCGAACTGCTCACCAACGTCGCGGCGGCCGCGCTGATGCTGCCGATCGCCATCGACGTCGCCCACCGGGTCGACGCCGACCCGACGGGGTTCGCCGTCGGCGTCGCGCTGGCGGCCTCCTCGTCGTTCCTCACGCCGATCGGCTACCAGACCAACACGATCGTGTACGGCCTGGGTGGCTACCGCTTCGGCGACTACTGGCGGCTGGGTCTGCCGATGGCGGCGATCAGCCTGACGACCATCCTCGTCGTCGTCCCGCTGGTCTGGGTCTGACGCCTCGTCAGCCGGCCGCCAGGGCCTGGGCGACGCGCTGGTTCACCGCACGGATGCCCGCCTCGCGCAGGTGGTAGTAGTCGGCGAAGAGTGCCTCGTCGTCGTTGAGGTCGGACAGGTCGACGTAGGCGGCGCCGGTGTCCGCGGTCACCGCCCGCAGGGCGCGGTCGAACCCGTCGACGGCCGTCTCCGGCAGCAGTCCGCGTGTCACCATGCGCTCCTCCATGGCGGGCATCCGCACCACGGTCACCTCGATCCCCCGCTCCTGCGCGGCACGGACGAGTCCGGTCAGTTCGGTGACGTTGACCGGGCCCGGCGCGTAGTCCACGAAGACGTCCTCGCGCAGGCTGCGGTCGAGACGTTCGGTCTCGTTGTAGCGGTTGTCGTCGAAGCCGTCGTACCGGCCGTCGGCGAGCAGTTCCGGCCGCGTCCAGCCCTGGACCTCCTCGCCGCGGGACCAGGCGAGCACCTTGGCCGGTTCGCGCAGGGCGGAGCGCTTGCGAACGAAGTCCGATCGCTGGGCGAACCACGCCTCGACCCGACGCTCGGTCGACGCGCTCCCGGTCGCGAGCTGGTAGCCGGGGGACTCGGTCAACCGGGCGTAGCCGCCGTCCGTCTGGTGGTCGTTGAAGTCGCGGACGGACACGCCGATCACCGCTCGTCGAGGTTCCAGGAGCGGCAGGACCACCTGCTCGGACCAGAGCCGCCAGGTGGTCACCCCGCTGCCCGGGATGGCCGCGTTGTAGGTCGGCCCGGTGTCACCGTCGCGCTGCAGGGCCTCCGGCGCCAGGCCGCCGTTGGCGATCGACGAGCCGAGCACGACCGTCTCGACGCCGCCCAGTGCCTGCATCTGTCGGACCTTGGCGTCCGTGAAGGTCGTCCCCCAGGTCGGCGGGGTCGGGACGGCGTCACCGGCCTGCCGGACCGCCGACTCGGCCAGGCACGCCGCGAGGAGCAGGGCCAGCAGGAGCACGGCCAGTCGGCGCGGCCCCGGCCGATGGGTGCGCGGCAGGTCGTCGCGCACGTCCAGGGTGTCTCCCGGCCCGGTCCGATCCAGGTCCCGCTGGCCGTCATCGACCTTCGGCAGTTGTGTCACGAGCGCATCACGGTGCCACCATCGTCAGAACTGGAAGTAGATGAAGGGCTGGACGGCCTGGCCGGAGAACACGACGAACAGCACCGCAGCTGCGGCATAGGTGAGGCCGGCCGTCGGCGCCCGCCACGTCCGAAACGGTGCCTGCAGCCGGGTGAGGCGCTGCGCGACGTCGACGAGGAGGACGAGCGCAGCGGCCATGGCGAGGACGAACCACAGATCGGCCGGCACCTCGCCCGCACGCCAGGTGACGATGGCCGCGAGCACCTGATGGGCGTCCGCCAAGGTCTCCGCGCGGAAGAAGATCCAGGCGAGGGCGACGGCGTGGAAGGTCACCACGATCGCCGGCAGGTCCCGCACGTGCAGGCGGCGTCGCACGGTGCGGCTGCGCATCCGACGGTGGGCGGCCAGGAAGGCGCCGTGCAGGCCGCCCCAGATGACGAAGTTCCACGAGGCGCCGTGCCACAGCCCGCCGAGCAGCATCGTGACCATGAGGTTGCGTGCGGTGCGCAGGCTGCCGCCGCGGTTGCCGCCCAGCGGGATGTAGAGGTAGTCGCGCAGCCAGCTCGAGAGCGAGATGTGCCAGTTCCGCCAGAAGTCGGTGATGTTGCGGGACAGGTACGGCTGCTCGAAGTTGCGCATGAGCTCGATCCCGAGCAGCCGCGACGAGCCGCGCGCGATCGCCGTGTAGCCGGCGAAGTCGGCGTAGATCTGCAGGGCGAAGCCGTACGTGGCCAGCAGCAGGTGGAGGCCGCCGGCTTCCTCGGCGGATCCGTAGGCGCCGTCGACGTACGGTGCGAGGGCGTCGGCGACCACGACCTTCAACACCAGCCCGAGGCCGATGAGTCCCAGTGCCGAGCGCAGTCGCTCCGCATCCGGGAAGCGGCGACGGGCGGCGAACTGCGGCAGCAGGTTGCCGGCCCGCTCGATGGGCCCGGCGACCAGCTGGGGGAAGAACGCGACGTAGGTCGCGAAGTCGAGGAACGAGGTGGTCGGCCGTAAGCGGCGCCGGTAGACGTCGATCGTGTAGGACATCGTCTGGAAGGTGTAGAACGAGATGCCGACCGGCAACACGATGTCCAGCGTCGTGGTCGGCACGTCCAGCCCCACCCGCGCCAGCAGGGCCGCGAACGAGGCGGTGAAGAAGTCGGCGTACTTGAAGTAGCCGAGGATGCCGAGGTTGGTGCCGACGCTGGCGATCAGCAACGCGCGCCGAAGGCGCGGGGCGTCCGTCGCGTCCAGGCCGCGCCCCACGGCGAAGTCCACGACCGTGGACAGGGCGATCAGCAGCAGGAATCGCGCGTCCCAGGCGCCATAGAACACGTAGGAGGCGACCAGGAGCAGCAGGTTCTGTCGCCGGCGCCCGAGGGTCCAGTACCACCCGACGACGACGGCGAGGAAGCCGAGGTACTGCAGGCTGTTGAAGACCACGACGCGGCCTACGGGCGAGGGGGCGGCAGGCGGCGCGCCCTTCGGGCGTGGCGCCGGATGCTAGCCCGGCTGGTCGGTCGCTCCCGGGTACCGGGCACGGCCGCGTCTACGAACCGTGCAGGCGGGTCTTCGGATCGTAGGGGAGCGTCTGGAGGAACCGACCGACGGCGAAGTGCATCCGGCAGTTGGCGTCCGCGACGATCTCCGTGTCCGCCGTGAACGTGCGCCCGACCTGGTGGGTGCGCACCGAGGCAACGGTGTCCGCGGCACGGTCCAGCCCCACCAGGCCGCGCGGACGCTTGGCCACCGTCACCGGCCCGAAGCTGACCGAGTCCCACACCAGTTCGGTGCCCGACAGGCTGCTGTGACGGCTCTGGGCAACGGTCCGGCCGGTCCTCGGGTCGAGTTCGGCCCAGCGTCCCTGCTCGTTGATGGCGACGACGACGCCGTCGACGACGTCCAGCGTGCGGATCGGCAGGTTGCCGATGGGCCGCACGGCGCCGCGCGGGTCCGGCCACACCTCGTCGCCGGTGTCGGGGTCGAGGGCGCGGACCTCGCCGCGCGCCTCGCCGACCACGGCGAGACCGTTCACGGCCGCCACCGACAGGCCTTCGACCTCCAGGCCGGAGCCGTGGCTCGGTCGGCGGGACTGGAGCTCGTACTCGCCGACGAGGCGCTGGTCCTCCGGGGCGTTCGGATCGATCACGACCAGCTGGCTGCGGTGCCGCCCCTCGGGGCTGTCCTCGCGCGCGACGACGTAGACGCGCCCGTCACCGGCGTCCGACATCGTGACCGCACGCGGGCGGTTGAAGTTGCCGTCCCAGGCAGCGACCTTCTGCGGCGGCGCGCCGCTGCCCGGCGTCCAGGTCCACAGCTCGGCGGACGGGTAGATCGCCAGATAGGCACGCTGCCCGTCGGTCGTGATCGCCTTCACCTCACCAGCGACGTCCCCCTCGCGTGGCGCCGGGGGGGTCGTGCCGTTCGTGTGACGGTGCGCGAACACGCGGTTGGACGTGCCGACGTAGACGTGACCGTCGTCGATGCCGAGGCTGTGCACCGCACCCGCCCCGACGATCGGCGCCGCCCCCTCGAGACGGGACACCTCGGCCCGGGCGGGTACCGCGCCCGGCAACGGCATGCGCCACCAGTCACCGCGCCCCGACATGCCCTCCACGTCCCCGTCGACGATCCGCAGCGCGCGAGTGGTGGTGTTCGCCTCGGGCGCCCGCGTCGGCGTCACCAGGCCCGTCGCCGGCTCCGCCCGGTACACCATGCCCGACGGGAAGCCGACGGCGACGATCGTGTCGCCCGACACGGCGACGGCGTCCACGCGGCTCTCGCCACTCTGGTCGTCGGCGAGGTCGCGGCGCAGCGGCCGGTCGATCACCGGCGGCCCGGTCGGGTCG
This is a stretch of genomic DNA from Egicoccus sp. AB-alg2. It encodes these proteins:
- a CDS encoding SLC13 family permease — protein: MIGLQAAAAATILVVLMVVLARELISPAAAMVGALIACVLVGILPAEEAFLGFANAATLSIAGLFVLTRAVRDHAGIDGVIGRFLGDGAGGASGALRRFVPPVIALSGFMNNTPLVAAGAPVIRGWAERHGIAATKLLMPLSFAAILGGVLTLIGTGPNLVISGMLVAAGESGLSFFELTPAGLPMAIVGGTALVLLAPRLLPDRRTPHEQIAARDRDYTLRLQVLPGGPLDGSTVADGGLRDLPGTFLAGVARTPQGRRPAAPETVLAGGDELIFVGTIDAVRDLLARPGLVEAERAQTAVLDGNGHGLTEVIIGSTSGLIGSTLKQVSFRGRYGGAVIALHRASERIDGKLGTVELRAGDALLLLTDPGFAERWNGHRDFALVIPHDAPTESPSSRRYRWLTLGTFAGMVLLAATGALPILTAILLACAVLGVTRAISFSRAVDALDLDVLLIVASAIGLGNAMSASGLAGVLADGIEVAAAGTTIVLALALVALGTMVLTELLTNVAAAALMLPIAIDVAHRVDADPTGFAVGVALAASSSFLTPIGYQTNTIVYGLGGYRFGDYWRLGLPMAAISLTTILVVVPLVWV
- a CDS encoding MBOAT family protein, yielding MVFNSLQYLGFLAVVVGWYWTLGRRRQNLLLLVASYVFYGAWDARFLLLIALSTVVDFAVGRGLDATDAPRLRRALLIASVGTNLGILGYFKYADFFTASFAALLARVGLDVPTTTLDIVLPVGISFYTFQTMSYTIDVYRRRLRPTTSFLDFATYVAFFPQLVAGPIERAGNLLPQFAARRRFPDAERLRSALGLIGLGLVLKVVVADALAPYVDGAYGSAEEAGGLHLLLATYGFALQIYADFAGYTAIARGSSRLLGIELMRNFEQPYLSRNITDFWRNWHISLSSWLRDYLYIPLGGNRGGSLRTARNLMVTMLLGGLWHGASWNFVIWGGLHGAFLAAHRRMRSRTVRRRLHVRDLPAIVVTFHAVALAWIFFRAETLADAHQVLAAIVTWRAGEVPADLWFVLAMAAALVLLVDVAQRLTRLQAPFRTWRAPTAGLTYAAAAVLFVVFSGQAVQPFIYFQF